In Spirosoma aureum, a single genomic region encodes these proteins:
- a CDS encoding ABC transporter ATP-binding protein translates to MNATNQKAISCHELSKQFGDFVAVNKISFDVEIGEIFGFLGANGAGKTTAMRMLCGLSFPTSGQATVAGFDVYKQQESIKKNIGYMSQKFSLYENLSILENIEFFGGVYGLSDKDLKTKSDELVSTLGLEHEAKKMVGSLPLGWKQKLAFSVAIIHEPKIVFLDEPTGGVDPVTRRQFWDLIYDASDRGITIFVTTHYMDEAEYCNRISIMVDGKIDALDSPGNLKKQFATDSMDDVFYQLARGAKRSAD, encoded by the coding sequence ATGAACGCAACGAATCAGAAAGCCATTTCCTGTCATGAATTGTCGAAGCAATTCGGCGATTTTGTGGCGGTCAACAAGATTTCCTTCGATGTAGAAATCGGTGAAATATTCGGCTTTTTAGGTGCCAATGGCGCTGGTAAAACCACGGCCATGCGGATGCTTTGTGGCCTGTCGTTTCCTACTTCCGGGCAGGCTACGGTCGCGGGTTTCGATGTTTACAAGCAGCAGGAGTCGATCAAGAAAAACATTGGCTACATGAGTCAGAAGTTTTCGCTCTATGAAAACCTGTCCATCCTGGAAAATATCGAATTTTTCGGGGGCGTATATGGCCTGTCGGACAAAGACCTGAAAACGAAAAGCGACGAACTGGTCAGTACGCTGGGGCTTGAACACGAAGCCAAAAAGATGGTTGGGAGCCTCCCGCTGGGCTGGAAACAAAAGCTCGCGTTCTCGGTCGCCATCATTCATGAGCCCAAAATTGTGTTTCTGGACGAACCGACCGGCGGAGTTGATCCCGTTACGCGTCGGCAATTCTGGGATCTGATCTACGATGCTTCCGATCGGGGCATCACCATTTTCGTGACAACGCACTACATGGACGAAGCCGAATACTGTAACCGGATTTCGATCATGGTCGATGGTAAAATCGACGCGCTGGATTCGCCGGGAAATCTGAAAAAACAGTTTGCCACCGATTCAATGGATGATGTTTTCTACCAGTTGGCTCGGGGTGCCAAACGTTCTGCGGATTAA
- a CDS encoding ABC transporter permease, producing MKQLLVFIRKEFYHVFRDRRTLLILFGLPTAQIMLFGYALSSEVKNINLAVVDFSKDIATQQIITKIQSSSYFNLQQSVLSYADMERAFREGKIRAAIIFPTGFNDDLRHVNKAQIQIIADASDPNTATTITNYLTGIIGDYQQQINAAAALPYQIQTETRMLYNPDMNGSLNFIPGVLALILMIVCTTLTSVSIVREKELGTMEVLLVSPFKPILVLIAKAVPYLVLSLLDFALILVLAVFVLDVPVRGSVVLLFAESTLFIICCLSLGLLISNITASQQVAMLASMMGMMLPTILFTGFMFPLENMPLPLQLVSNIVPSRWYYLIVKAIMLKGLGFGAVWKETVVLIGMAIGLLGISLKNFNIRLA from the coding sequence ATGAAACAACTATTGGTTTTTATACGAAAGGAATTTTATCACGTCTTCCGTGATCGGCGTACGTTGCTCATCCTGTTTGGGTTGCCAACGGCGCAGATTATGCTGTTTGGCTATGCCCTGAGCAGTGAGGTTAAAAACATCAATCTGGCCGTCGTCGATTTTTCAAAAGATATAGCTACGCAACAGATCATTACCAAAATTCAGTCTAGCTCGTATTTCAATCTACAACAGTCCGTACTGAGCTATGCCGACATGGAACGTGCGTTTCGGGAAGGAAAAATAAGAGCGGCCATTATCTTTCCGACGGGCTTTAATGACGATTTACGCCATGTTAACAAAGCGCAGATTCAAATCATTGCCGATGCATCGGACCCCAATACGGCCACAACGATCACCAACTATCTGACCGGAATTATCGGTGATTATCAGCAGCAAATCAATGCAGCGGCAGCCTTACCGTATCAGATTCAGACCGAAACCCGAATGCTTTATAACCCTGATATGAATGGTTCGCTGAATTTTATTCCGGGGGTTTTAGCATTGATTCTGATGATTGTCTGCACTACGTTGACGTCTGTTTCCATCGTTCGGGAAAAAGAACTGGGAACCATGGAGGTATTGCTGGTTTCACCTTTTAAACCGATTCTGGTTCTTATTGCCAAAGCTGTTCCTTATCTGGTGCTGTCGCTGCTGGATTTTGCCCTGATTCTGGTGCTAGCGGTGTTTGTGCTTGATGTACCCGTTCGGGGGAGTGTTGTGCTGCTGTTTGCCGAGAGTACACTGTTCATTATCTGTTGCCTCTCGCTGGGTTTGTTGATCTCTAACATAACGGCCTCGCAACAGGTGGCCATGCTGGCGTCTATGATGGGGATGATGCTGCCGACCATATTGTTTACGGGATTTATGTTTCCGCTGGAAAACATGCCGCTACCGTTGCAACTGGTGTCCAATATCGTTCCCTCGCGGTGGTATTATCTGATAGTGAAAGCGATTATGCTGAAAGGGCTGGGCTTTGGTGCCGTCTGGAAAGAAACAGTTGTGCTGATCGGAATGGCCATTGGATTATTGGGAATTAGTCTGAAGAACTTTAACATACGGCTCGCATGA
- a CDS encoding ABC transporter permease — protein MRILKFLLRKEFRQIFRDKSILAMIFAMPSIQLIILPLAANFDVKNVNLAIVDNDHSTYSQRLISKVGSSGYFRIIEASHSFKEALHTVEDNRADLIMEIPAGFERNLVREGSQKLSLAVDAINGTKAGLGGAYLSRIIGDFNGDVRLQWIQPGRFNEATVIDVTSSNWFNPLGEYRFFMVPGILVLLLTLVGGFLSALNIVREKEIGTIEQINVTPIQKWQFILGKLIPFWVLGMIVFTIGLLIARLVYGIIPVGSLATLYLFAGVYLVALLGFGLLISTYSDTQVQAMFVAFFFVMIFILMSGLFTAIDSMPPWARAIAYMTPVTHFIEVVRMIILKGSGLADVTRQLLYEVGFAIVLNGWAIWNYRKTN, from the coding sequence ATGAGAATCCTGAAATTTCTGCTCCGGAAAGAGTTTCGGCAAATATTCCGCGACAAAAGTATCCTGGCCATGATTTTTGCGATGCCATCGATCCAGCTGATTATTCTGCCATTGGCCGCCAATTTCGATGTGAAGAATGTGAATCTGGCTATTGTCGATAACGATCACAGCACTTATTCGCAGCGGCTGATTTCGAAAGTAGGCTCATCCGGTTATTTCCGCATTATCGAAGCCAGCCATTCGTTTAAGGAGGCCCTGCACACGGTTGAAGACAATCGGGCCGATCTGATCATGGAAATTCCTGCCGGATTTGAACGGAATCTGGTTCGCGAAGGCTCGCAAAAGCTGTCGCTGGCGGTCGACGCCATTAACGGAACCAAAGCGGGGCTGGGCGGTGCTTACCTGAGTCGGATTATTGGTGATTTCAACGGCGATGTCCGGCTACAGTGGATACAGCCCGGCCGTTTTAACGAGGCTACAGTCATTGACGTAACTTCGTCAAACTGGTTCAATCCACTGGGCGAGTACCGTTTTTTCATGGTCCCCGGTATTCTGGTTTTACTCCTGACGCTGGTAGGCGGGTTTTTGTCGGCACTAAATATTGTGCGGGAAAAAGAGATTGGCACCATCGAACAAATCAATGTGACACCCATTCAGAAGTGGCAGTTTATTCTGGGCAAGCTGATTCCGTTCTGGGTATTGGGTATGATCGTATTCACCATCGGATTGCTTATTGCCCGACTCGTCTACGGCATTATTCCAGTTGGGAGTCTGGCAACACTGTATCTGTTTGCGGGCGTTTATCTGGTTGCTCTGCTGGGGTTTGGGCTGCTCATTTCAACCTACAGTGATACGCAGGTACAAGCGATGTTCGTCGCCTTTTTCTTCGTGATGATCTTTATTCTGATGAGCGGCTTATTTACCGCTATCGATAGCATGCCACCCTGGGCGCGGGCCATTGCGTATATGACCCCCGTTACGCATTTTATCGAAGTGGTTCGAATGATTATTCTGAAAGGCAGTGGGCTGGCCGATGTAACCCGCCAATTGCTCTACGAAGTCGGTTTTGCCATCGTGCTCAATGGTTGGGCCATCTGGAATTACCGCAAAACGAACTGA
- a CDS encoding fasciclin domain-containing protein — MKINVTLSLLTLGAALATGDAWAQSTPTGAATSTTYPQGAIAPDSTPAPSSRSQRRAMKRNKKAMEQNARMNSGTSTSVQDGQYRKSSASDGTSINNSNTTNYNSNNVTNAPTGVGSNPTAATPTPADQVSNGQNNSAARSSVSSDGSSYSPNTGATPSGTSVSTSGTGAAVSGARTGSGTPAVKAGSTNRSTSVGDFISSSPNYTTLQNALQSADLFETLKGSGPYTVFAPSNSAFKKLPANAQSGLLEGSNRDALKQLLSYHVVRGEVDIAELNRRIKAGNGQAELQTLAGSTLMAKQGSNGSIDLTDDQGHTASIDAGDNYKSANGVVHSINVVLMPKAGGTMFR, encoded by the coding sequence ATGAAAATCAATGTAACACTTAGTTTACTGACGCTCGGAGCAGCGTTGGCAACTGGAGACGCCTGGGCACAGTCTACGCCCACCGGGGCAGCTACCTCAACGACTTATCCGCAGGGTGCTATCGCTCCCGATTCTACACCCGCCCCATCGTCACGAAGTCAGCGACGAGCCATGAAACGCAATAAAAAAGCCATGGAACAGAACGCGCGCATGAACTCAGGTACCTCAACGAGTGTGCAGGATGGTCAGTACCGGAAAAGTTCGGCCAGCGACGGCACGTCCATTAACAACAGTAACACGACGAACTACAATAGCAACAACGTTACGAATGCTCCTACGGGCGTTGGCAGTAATCCAACAGCCGCAACGCCTACGCCCGCCGATCAGGTGAGCAACGGACAGAATAATTCGGCTGCCCGCAGTTCCGTGAGCAGCGACGGAAGCAGTTATTCGCCCAATACGGGTGCAACTCCATCGGGAACAAGTGTCAGCACTTCAGGCACCGGAGCCGCGGTATCGGGCGCAAGAACCGGGAGCGGAACACCAGCCGTAAAAGCAGGCAGCACGAACCGTAGCACCAGTGTAGGCGATTTTATTTCATCATCGCCAAATTACACGACGCTGCAAAATGCCCTGCAATCGGCTGATTTATTTGAGACACTCAAAGGAAGCGGCCCTTACACCGTGTTCGCACCGTCGAATAGTGCCTTTAAAAAACTACCAGCCAACGCCCAGAGCGGTCTGCTGGAAGGTAGCAACCGCGATGCACTAAAGCAATTGCTCTCCTATCATGTAGTACGGGGAGAAGTCGATATAGCCGAGTTAAATCGTCGAATCAAGGCGGGTAATGGTCAGGCCGAATTACAGACACTGGCAGGAAGCACACTGATGGCGAAACAAGGTTCAAACGGCAGCATTGATTTGACCGATGATCAGGGACATACCGCCAGCATCGACGCTGGTGATAATTACAAATCAGCAAATGGTGTTGTGCACAGCATTAACGTTGTACTGATGCCCAAAGCAGGAGGTACTATGTTTCGGTAG
- the amaB gene encoding L-piperidine-6-carboxylate dehydrogenase, with translation MQSILPLPTQPVKPGTSTGQQFWQSSEKIIDSYSPADGQLIARVHVSSRADYDRVVETAQAAFLQWRQVPAPRRGEIVRQMGEQFRRYKRELGTLVSYEMGKSLQEGLGEVQEIIDICDFAVGQSRQLYGLSMHSERPAHRMFEQWHSLGVVGIISAFNFPVAVWSWNAMLAWVCGDVCIWKPSEKTPLTALACQQIIGEVLRNNDVPEGVSCLVIGGRDAGEWLARDPRIALVSATGSTRMGKAVAEAVAGRLGRSLLELGGNNAIIVSEHADLDLAIPAIVFGAVGTAGQRCTTTRRLIVQESIYDDVKNRLKNAYAQLRIGSPLDESFHVGPLIDQQAVKGYQTAVNEIRELGGRFVVEPGQIDGLGFESGCYVKPCIAEAENQWPIVQKETFAPILYLLKYTTLDDAIAQQNAVSQGLSSALFTLNMREAERFLSIAGSDCGIANVNIGTSGAEIGGAFGGEKETGGGRESGSDAWKAYMRRQTNTVNYGTTMPLAQGITFEL, from the coding sequence ATGCAGTCGATTCTCCCTTTACCAACGCAGCCCGTAAAACCCGGAACCAGTACCGGGCAACAGTTCTGGCAATCTTCCGAAAAAATAATCGATTCCTATTCACCCGCCGACGGTCAGCTCATTGCACGCGTCCATGTGTCGAGTCGGGCTGATTATGATCGCGTTGTTGAAACGGCACAGGCCGCTTTTCTGCAATGGCGGCAGGTTCCCGCTCCGCGCCGGGGCGAAATTGTCCGGCAGATGGGGGAGCAATTCCGGCGGTATAAACGTGAACTTGGTACACTGGTCAGCTATGAGATGGGCAAGTCGCTCCAGGAAGGCTTGGGCGAGGTGCAGGAAATCATTGATATCTGCGATTTTGCCGTTGGGCAGTCGCGGCAGTTGTATGGCCTGTCGATGCATTCGGAGCGTCCGGCTCACCGGATGTTTGAGCAATGGCACTCGTTGGGGGTTGTGGGTATTATTTCGGCCTTTAACTTTCCCGTAGCCGTCTGGTCATGGAATGCGATGCTGGCCTGGGTTTGTGGCGATGTCTGTATCTGGAAACCATCCGAAAAAACGCCATTGACCGCGTTGGCCTGTCAGCAGATCATTGGCGAGGTTTTGCGCAATAATGATGTGCCCGAAGGTGTGTCGTGTCTTGTTATCGGCGGTCGCGATGCGGGTGAATGGCTTGCCCGTGACCCACGTATCGCGCTGGTGTCGGCTACGGGTAGTACGCGCATGGGTAAGGCGGTTGCTGAAGCCGTTGCCGGACGATTGGGCCGTAGTCTGCTCGAACTGGGCGGTAATAACGCCATTATTGTATCGGAACATGCCGATCTTGATCTGGCCATTCCGGCAATTGTGTTCGGAGCCGTTGGCACGGCTGGCCAACGATGCACCACCACGCGCAGGCTTATTGTTCAGGAGAGTATTTACGATGACGTAAAGAATCGGCTCAAAAATGCCTATGCTCAATTACGAATTGGGAGCCCGCTGGATGAGTCGTTCCATGTTGGGCCGCTCATCGATCAGCAGGCCGTAAAAGGCTATCAGACAGCCGTAAACGAGATTCGCGAATTGGGGGGACGGTTTGTTGTTGAGCCAGGCCAGATCGACGGATTAGGTTTTGAATCAGGCTGTTATGTGAAGCCTTGTATTGCCGAAGCCGAAAATCAGTGGCCTATCGTACAGAAGGAAACCTTTGCGCCCATTCTTTACCTGCTGAAATACACCACGCTAGACGACGCGATTGCTCAGCAAAATGCTGTGTCACAGGGACTATCATCGGCCCTTTTTACCCTGAACATGCGGGAGGCTGAGCGTTTCCTATCCATTGCTGGCTCCGACTGTGGTATTGCCAACGTAAACATCGGAACATCGGGCGCTGAAATCGGAGGTGCGTTCGGGGGCGAAAAAGAAACGGGCGGTGGCCGTGAATCTGGCTCCGACGCCTGGAAAGCTTACATGCGTCGGCAAACCAATACCGTCAACTATGGCACTACCATGCCGCTGGCGCAGGGTATTACGTTTGAGCTGTGA
- a CDS encoding nuclear transport factor 2 family protein, with amino-acid sequence MNQNLILLIVASFILTSCKTSYSQKKTQAGMVSETENSSTNLTLAAVERFNAAFNRHDVEAVMNAMTEDCIFENTNPQPDGTRLLGTDAVRAYWGKFFAANPDAIFETEEIFATGDRCVVRWIYRKTKEGKPWHLRGVDIFKVRNGKVAEKLAYVKG; translated from the coding sequence ATGAATCAAAATTTGATACTTCTTATCGTGGCATCATTCATTTTGACATCATGTAAAACCAGTTATAGCCAAAAGAAAACACAAGCAGGTATGGTAAGCGAAACAGAAAATAGTTCGACAAATCTTACACTGGCTGCGGTGGAGAGGTTCAATGCAGCGTTCAATCGTCACGATGTCGAAGCTGTCATGAATGCTATGACAGAAGACTGCATTTTTGAGAACACGAACCCACAACCTGATGGTACTCGTTTATTGGGTACTGATGCTGTCAGGGCGTATTGGGGGAAATTCTTTGCGGCAAATCCAGACGCTATTTTTGAGACGGAGGAGATTTTTGCGACTGGAGACCGTTGTGTTGTCAGGTGGATTTATCGCAAGACAAAAGAAGGGAAACCCTGGCATTTGAGGGGAGTGGATATTTTCAAAGTACGAAATGGAAAGGTGGCGGAAAAACTGGCTTATGTAAAAGGTTGA
- a CDS encoding RidA family protein: protein MYKQQPEHMNSTVEFLNPDELLKNPAFSQIAITKGNGSTIYIGGQNAITKDLEIIGKGDIALQTEYVLKNIEIALNSCDATVDDLFRLTIYIVQGQDVRKGFEGAQSFLKKLCNPPVITGIVVAGLANPDYLVEIEAVAFKREK, encoded by the coding sequence TTGTATAAACAACAGCCAGAACATATGAACTCAACCGTAGAATTTCTGAACCCAGACGAATTATTGAAAAATCCGGCTTTCTCTCAGATTGCCATTACAAAGGGAAATGGCAGTACAATTTATATTGGTGGACAAAATGCAATAACAAAAGATCTGGAAATAATTGGCAAAGGCGACATAGCCTTACAGACGGAATACGTATTGAAAAACATTGAAATTGCTTTAAATTCCTGCGATGCAACGGTAGACGACTTGTTTAGATTGACAATTTATATTGTTCAGGGACAAGACGTACGAAAGGGTTTTGAAGGTGCCCAGAGTTTTTTGAAAAAATTATGTAATCCGCCCGTTATTACCGGCATTGTTGTGGCCGGTTTAGCCAATCCTGATTATTTGGTGGAAATTGAAGCGGTTGCGTTCAAAAGAGAAAAGTAA